The following are from one region of the Sandaracinus amylolyticus genome:
- the ligD gene encoding non-homologous end-joining DNA ligase: MASKTEKRVLEIAGREVAISNPSKVYFPDARITKIDVVEYYLAVAEGALRGAAGRPNVLVRYVDGIGGEVFWQKRAPTSRPEWLETVELSFPSGRTAEEVVPRDAAALAWMVNLGCIELHPHPVRAEDLDHPDELRVDLDPVPGVPWSQLRDTARVVKATLDDLGLVGWPKTSGSRGIHVNVRLHPRWTFSQVRRCALALAREVERRAPTIATSKWWKEERHGVFLDYNQNAKDRTVASAYSVRPKPDARVSAPVTWEELEDCDPADFTLRTMPARFAKIGDPHAKLDETRCTLDALLELSAKQEAEGQGDAPWPPHYAKQPGEPPRVQPSRAKSGAKRAAKSATEGTTGTGRRQSTKPLIEIARAAKKDEALAALERWKAKHPEAASHLAPADVLVDAMRGKNTTWTRIRVNLEHVPEALRPAQEALEVDYDPWAAHGGADAMRAHMREVSRARSANRKKKSES; the protein is encoded by the coding sequence GTGGCATCGAAGACCGAGAAGCGAGTGCTCGAGATCGCGGGCCGCGAGGTCGCGATCTCGAATCCGTCGAAGGTCTACTTCCCCGACGCACGGATCACGAAGATCGACGTCGTCGAGTACTACCTCGCGGTCGCCGAGGGCGCGCTGCGCGGCGCGGCGGGACGGCCCAACGTGCTCGTGCGCTACGTCGACGGGATCGGCGGCGAGGTGTTCTGGCAGAAGCGCGCGCCGACCTCGCGGCCCGAGTGGCTCGAGACGGTCGAGCTCAGCTTCCCGTCGGGGCGCACCGCGGAAGAAGTGGTGCCGCGCGATGCCGCCGCGCTCGCGTGGATGGTGAACCTCGGGTGCATCGAGCTGCACCCGCACCCCGTGCGCGCCGAGGATCTCGATCATCCCGACGAGCTGCGCGTCGATCTGGATCCGGTGCCGGGTGTGCCGTGGTCGCAGCTGCGCGACACCGCGCGGGTGGTGAAGGCGACGCTCGACGACCTCGGGCTCGTGGGCTGGCCGAAGACCTCGGGCTCGCGCGGCATCCACGTGAACGTGCGGCTCCATCCGCGCTGGACGTTCTCGCAGGTGCGTCGCTGCGCGCTCGCCCTCGCGCGCGAGGTGGAGCGGCGCGCGCCGACGATCGCGACGAGCAAGTGGTGGAAGGAAGAGCGTCACGGCGTCTTCCTCGACTACAACCAGAACGCGAAGGATCGGACCGTCGCGAGCGCGTACTCCGTGCGCCCCAAGCCCGACGCACGAGTGTCGGCGCCGGTCACGTGGGAAGAGCTCGAGGACTGCGACCCCGCGGACTTCACGCTGCGCACGATGCCCGCGCGCTTCGCGAAGATCGGCGACCCCCACGCGAAGCTCGACGAGACACGGTGCACGCTCGACGCGCTGCTCGAGCTCTCGGCGAAGCAGGAAGCCGAAGGACAAGGCGATGCGCCGTGGCCGCCGCACTACGCGAAGCAGCCGGGCGAGCCGCCGCGGGTGCAGCCCTCGCGCGCGAAGTCCGGCGCGAAGCGCGCCGCGAAGAGCGCGACGGAAGGCACGACCGGCACCGGCCGTCGCCAGTCGACGAAGCCGCTGATCGAGATCGCGCGCGCCGCGAAGAAGGACGAGGCGCTCGCCGCGCTCGAGCGCTGGAAGGCGAAGCACCCCGAGGCCGCGTCGCACCTCGCGCCCGCCGACGTCCTGGTCGATGCGATGCGCGGCAAGAACACGACGTGGACGCGCATCCGCGTGAACCTCGAGCACGTGCCCGAGGCGCTTCGCCCGGCGCAGGAGGCGCTGGAGGTCGACTACGATCCGTGGGCCGCGCACGGCGGCGCCGACGCGATGCGCGCCCACATGCGCGAGGTGTCGCGCGCGCGCAGCGCGAACCGCAAGAAGAAGAGCGAGAGCTGA
- a CDS encoding CBS domain-containing protein — MELVVTHASADFDAFASAMAARKLHPGATVVMTSGLARGVREFASLHRDRFPWLAPADVDASAVTRLVIVDVRRASRLRAIPALLARVERRELEVHVWDHHPASDDDVRADVVHVEPVGSATTLLIEAMRARGIEIDEVEATLFALGIHSDTGSMQYASTTSRDAEALAYLLSRGASMRVMSRFLSVPFTEAQRVALASALDAIETTRASGLRVAIAAIELDTPCEGLDEVASELFRIELPHALFLVATVPHRGRANVIARAREGTIDVAALLGAMGGGGHPTAASLSMRDTTREAIVHALRDAIARHAPRPLRVIDVMRSPVRTIAPDHPLVRLRDELPSWRVSGVPVVNGGALVGIVSSDDVERAEREGRLHLSAGSCMSAPVRTIDVCAPVEEALDRMTEHRVGRLPVTREGALVGIVTRGDLRALLYS; from the coding sequence GTGGAGCTCGTGGTCACCCACGCCTCGGCGGACTTCGACGCGTTCGCGTCGGCGATGGCGGCGCGCAAGCTCCACCCCGGCGCGACGGTGGTGATGACGAGCGGGCTCGCGCGCGGGGTGCGGGAGTTCGCATCGCTGCACCGCGATCGCTTCCCGTGGCTCGCGCCGGCCGACGTCGACGCGTCCGCGGTGACGCGCCTGGTGATCGTCGATGTGCGGCGTGCCTCGCGACTGCGCGCGATCCCCGCGCTGCTCGCGCGCGTGGAGCGACGCGAGCTCGAGGTGCACGTCTGGGATCACCATCCTGCGTCCGACGACGACGTGCGCGCCGACGTCGTGCACGTCGAGCCGGTCGGCTCCGCGACCACGCTGCTGATCGAGGCGATGCGTGCGCGCGGCATCGAGATCGACGAGGTCGAGGCGACGCTCTTCGCGCTCGGGATCCACTCCGACACCGGCTCGATGCAGTACGCGAGCACGACCTCGCGCGACGCCGAGGCGCTGGCCTACCTGCTCTCCCGCGGCGCGAGCATGCGCGTGATGAGCCGCTTCCTCTCGGTGCCGTTCACCGAGGCCCAGCGCGTCGCGCTCGCGTCCGCGCTCGACGCGATCGAGACCACGCGCGCGTCGGGGCTGCGCGTCGCCATCGCTGCGATCGAGCTCGACACGCCGTGCGAGGGCCTCGACGAGGTCGCGTCGGAGCTCTTCCGGATCGAGCTGCCGCACGCGCTCTTCCTCGTCGCGACGGTGCCGCATCGAGGTCGCGCGAACGTGATCGCGCGCGCCCGCGAGGGCACGATCGACGTCGCGGCGCTGCTCGGTGCGATGGGCGGCGGCGGCCATCCCACCGCGGCGTCGCTCTCCATGCGCGACACTACGCGCGAGGCGATCGTGCACGCGCTGCGCGACGCGATCGCGCGCCATGCGCCGCGCCCGCTCCGCGTGATCGACGTGATGCGCAGCCCGGTCCGCACCATCGCGCCCGATCATCCGCTCGTGCGGCTGCGCGACGAGCTCCCGTCGTGGCGCGTCTCGGGCGTCCCGGTCGTGAACGGAGGCGCGCTGGTCGGCATCGTGTCGAGCGACGACGTCGAGCGCGCCGAGCGCGAGGGGCGTCTCCACCTGAGCGCGGGCAGCTGCATGTCCGCGCCGGTGCGCACCATCGACGTGTGCGCGCCGGTCGAGGAGGCGCTCGATCGCATGACCGAGCACCGCGTCGGACGGCTCCCGGTCACGCGCGAGGGCGCGCTGGTGGGCATCGTCACGCGCGGTGATCTGCGCGCGTTGCTCTATTCCTGA
- a CDS encoding lycopene cyclase domain-containing protein, which translates to MRHAFLFLGLVLAIPGALAYLVRPDLRATLRFAALLSLPFALTEPLFYPEYWRPAFLFDLADHIGFGIEDVLFVVALAAVAVASYPVVARATPTPIPELSRRSTIVLGRALVPGAVAALATGVLVMAGTPAIHAALIAMVAAGASVWLARPDLIVPSIGGALITTAVYQSACLILAAVDPHVFHSVWRTRELSAVFVLGVPLEELLYGAASGLAASAIVPFARGERWARVAPASGTQRAAHAGSR; encoded by the coding sequence GTGCGTCACGCGTTCTTGTTCCTCGGGCTCGTGCTCGCGATCCCGGGCGCGCTCGCGTACCTCGTGCGCCCCGACCTGCGCGCGACGTTGCGCTTCGCAGCGCTGCTCTCGCTGCCCTTCGCGCTGACCGAGCCGCTCTTCTATCCCGAGTACTGGCGACCCGCGTTCCTCTTCGATCTCGCCGACCACATCGGCTTCGGGATCGAGGACGTGCTCTTCGTGGTCGCGCTCGCCGCGGTCGCGGTCGCGTCGTATCCGGTCGTCGCGCGAGCCACCCCGACGCCGATCCCCGAGCTCTCTCGACGCTCGACGATCGTCCTCGGCCGAGCGCTCGTGCCCGGCGCCGTCGCCGCGCTCGCGACCGGCGTGCTCGTGATGGCGGGAACGCCGGCGATCCATGCGGCGCTGATCGCGATGGTCGCCGCCGGCGCGAGCGTCTGGCTCGCTCGCCCCGATCTGATCGTGCCCTCGATCGGAGGAGCACTGATCACGACTGCCGTGTATCAGAGTGCCTGTCTGATCCTCGCTGCAGTCGATCCACACGTTTTCCACAGCGTGTGGAGAACCCGCGAGCTGAGCGCCGTCTTCGTGCTCGGAGTCCCGCTCGAAGAGCTGCTCTATGGCGCGGCCTCCGGGCTCGCGGCGTCCGCGATCGTACCGTTCGCGCGGGGCGAACGATGGGCGCGCGTTGCGCCGGCGTCGGGCACACAGCGTGCTGCCCACGCCGGCTCACGATGA
- a CDS encoding ATP-dependent DNA ligase yields the protein MATARAPRSKRTSAEAPPPPDGLPITPPIEPMLAKLGDALPPEGAGWIYEPKWDGFRAIVFRDGERLYIQSRDLRPLDRYFPELSEPLRAHLPERCVVDGEIVIASASGLDFDRLQLRLHPAASRVAKLAAEMPASFVAFDLLWEGDRDLRDRPTSERRAALERALANAKAPIHLTPATRDRALADEWFHRFEGAGLDGVIAKAESTKYEPGKRAMLKIKHARTADCVVAGFRWHKQGDNELVGSLLLGLYDEKGELHHVGVTSSFTMAKRRALAEELAPLRRGAIEAHPWREWAAAMSSTQRMPGGQSRWSAGKDLSWEPLRIERVCEVKYDHLQGSRFRHATTFVRWRDDKRPEDCRYDQLEVTPPYELQRIFGG from the coding sequence ATGGCGACCGCACGTGCCCCGCGCTCGAAGCGCACGTCGGCCGAGGCGCCGCCTCCGCCGGACGGGCTTCCGATCACGCCACCGATCGAGCCGATGCTCGCGAAGCTCGGCGACGCGCTCCCGCCCGAGGGCGCGGGCTGGATCTACGAGCCCAAGTGGGACGGCTTCCGCGCGATCGTCTTCCGCGATGGCGAGCGCCTCTACATCCAGAGCCGTGATCTGCGCCCGCTCGATCGTTACTTCCCCGAGCTGAGCGAGCCGCTGCGCGCGCACCTGCCCGAGCGCTGCGTCGTCGACGGCGAGATCGTGATCGCGAGCGCGTCGGGCCTCGACTTCGATCGCCTGCAGCTGCGCCTGCATCCCGCGGCGTCGCGCGTCGCGAAGCTCGCGGCGGAGATGCCCGCCTCGTTCGTCGCCTTCGATCTGCTGTGGGAGGGCGATCGTGATCTCCGCGATCGCCCGACCTCGGAGCGACGCGCCGCGCTGGAGCGCGCGCTCGCGAACGCGAAGGCGCCGATCCACCTCACGCCCGCGACCCGCGATCGCGCGCTCGCCGACGAGTGGTTCCATCGCTTCGAGGGCGCGGGGCTCGATGGCGTGATCGCGAAGGCCGAGTCGACGAAGTACGAGCCCGGCAAGCGCGCGATGCTGAAGATCAAGCACGCGCGCACCGCGGACTGCGTGGTCGCGGGCTTCCGCTGGCACAAGCAGGGCGACAACGAGCTGGTCGGCTCGTTGCTGCTCGGGCTCTACGACGAGAAGGGCGAGCTCCACCACGTCGGCGTGACCTCGTCGTTCACGATGGCGAAGCGGCGCGCGCTCGCCGAGGAGCTCGCTCCGCTGCGAAGAGGCGCGATCGAGGCCCATCCATGGCGTGAATGGGCTGCCGCGATGTCATCCACCCAGCGAATGCCGGGCGGACAGAGCCGATGGAGCGCGGGCAAGGATCTCTCGTGGGAGCCGCTGCGGATCGAGCGGGTCTGCGAGGTGAAGTACGACCACCTCCAGGGCTCGCGCTTCCGCCACGCGACGACGTTCGTGCGCTGGCGCGACGACAAGCGACCCGAGGACTGCCGCTACGATCAGCTCGAGGTCACGCCGCCCTACGAGCTGCAGCGCATCTTCGGGGGCTGA
- a CDS encoding erythromycin esterase family protein codes for MATQTTDAGHRFEDRRDAGRRLAALIDRSVSGERVVLALPRGGVPVGSEVAGAIGAPLDVLVVRKLGVPGHEELAMGAIASGGVRVLNDDVLLLAGVRDEDLAEVTEHERQELERRERAYRGDRPPVSVTGRHAIVVDDGLATGATMRAAVTALRMRGPASITVAVPVASQEALRAMREIADDVVCVTSPYWFRAVGEWYDDFAATEDDEVRALLAQAQPPPQRQKPPAPAARTTSSDPLATLIARHAQAWRGDARDFAPLAPLVRTARVVLIGESTHGTHEHYAERVRLTKWLIEDQGFTDIAAEADWPDAWRVHRFVRGEEDDADAEAALGDFERFPRWMWRNLVMRDFVSWLRAHDDALRPEDRVGFYGLDLYSLHRSMDAVIRYLDRVDRDAAARARERYACFDAFGDDPQRYGYATGLRGADTCEAEVIEQLRDLQARTTTSARVGPFAADDRFFAEQNARLARNAEAYYRSMYRGAISSWNLRDRHMGETLDALLDHLTRRRGREARLVVWAHNSHLGDARATHMGWTGELNLGQLARERHGDRALLIGQTTHHGTVSAASDWGGEVERKRVRPGLEGSYEALLHDALGEGVGRALLVLRGGGELTQALRPQRLERAIGVIYRPETERRSHYFGARLADQFDVVLHLDETRALEPLDRIAGWEEEDAPETYPTGL; via the coding sequence ATGGCCACCCAGACGACGGACGCTGGACATCGTTTCGAGGATCGGCGCGACGCGGGACGTCGCCTGGCAGCGCTGATCGACCGTTCCGTGTCCGGCGAGCGCGTGGTGCTCGCGCTTCCGCGAGGCGGCGTTCCGGTCGGGTCCGAGGTCGCGGGCGCGATCGGCGCTCCGCTCGACGTGCTCGTCGTGCGGAAGCTCGGGGTGCCGGGGCACGAGGAGCTCGCGATGGGCGCGATCGCGTCGGGTGGCGTGCGCGTGCTGAACGACGACGTGCTGCTGCTCGCGGGGGTGCGCGACGAGGACCTCGCGGAGGTGACGGAGCACGAGCGCCAGGAGCTCGAGCGGCGCGAGCGGGCCTACCGCGGCGATCGTCCTCCGGTGTCGGTCACCGGCCGCCACGCGATCGTGGTCGACGACGGGCTCGCGACCGGCGCGACGATGCGGGCCGCGGTGACCGCGCTGCGCATGCGAGGCCCGGCGAGCATCACGGTCGCGGTGCCGGTGGCGTCGCAGGAAGCGCTGCGCGCGATGCGCGAGATCGCCGACGACGTCGTCTGCGTGACCAGCCCGTACTGGTTCCGCGCGGTCGGTGAGTGGTACGACGACTTCGCCGCGACCGAGGACGACGAGGTGCGCGCGCTGCTCGCGCAGGCGCAGCCGCCTCCGCAGCGGCAGAAGCCGCCCGCGCCCGCAGCGCGCACGACGTCGTCCGATCCTCTCGCGACGTTGATCGCGCGGCACGCGCAGGCGTGGCGCGGCGATGCGCGCGACTTCGCGCCGCTCGCTCCGTTGGTGCGCACCGCGCGCGTCGTGCTGATCGGCGAGTCGACCCACGGCACGCACGAGCACTACGCGGAGCGCGTCCGGCTCACGAAGTGGCTGATCGAAGATCAGGGGTTCACCGACATCGCGGCCGAGGCGGACTGGCCCGACGCGTGGCGCGTGCACCGGTTCGTGCGCGGCGAGGAGGACGACGCCGACGCCGAGGCCGCGCTGGGAGACTTCGAGCGCTTCCCGCGCTGGATGTGGCGCAACCTCGTCATGCGGGACTTCGTGTCGTGGCTGCGCGCCCACGACGACGCGCTGCGTCCGGAGGATCGCGTCGGCTTCTACGGGCTCGACCTCTACAGCCTGCACCGCTCGATGGACGCGGTGATCCGCTATCTGGATCGCGTCGATCGCGATGCGGCGGCGCGAGCGCGCGAGCGCTACGCGTGCTTCGACGCGTTCGGCGACGATCCGCAGCGCTACGGCTACGCGACCGGGCTGCGGGGCGCGGACACCTGCGAGGCCGAGGTGATCGAGCAGCTGCGCGATCTGCAGGCACGCACGACGACGAGCGCGCGCGTGGGCCCCTTCGCGGCCGACGATCGCTTCTTCGCCGAGCAGAACGCGCGCCTCGCGCGCAACGCCGAGGCCTACTACCGGTCGATGTACCGGGGCGCGATCTCGTCGTGGAACCTGCGCGATCGGCACATGGGCGAGACGCTCGACGCGCTCCTCGATCACCTCACGCGGCGACGGGGCCGCGAGGCGCGCCTCGTGGTGTGGGCGCACAACTCGCACCTCGGCGACGCGCGGGCGACGCACATGGGCTGGACCGGCGAGCTCAACCTCGGTCAGCTCGCGCGCGAGCGCCACGGAGATCGCGCGCTGCTGATCGGACAGACGACGCATCACGGCACGGTGTCGGCGGCGAGCGACTGGGGAGGCGAGGTCGAGCGCAAGCGGGTGAGGCCCGGCCTCGAGGGCAGCTACGAAGCGCTGCTGCACGACGCGCTGGGAGAAGGAGTCGGCCGCGCCCTCCTGGTGCTGCGGGGTGGCGGCGAGCTCACGCAGGCGCTGCGCCCCCAGCGGCTCGAGCGCGCGATCGGCGTGATCTACCGGCCCGAGACCGAGCGACGCAGTCACTACTTCGGTGCGCGCCTCGCGGATCAGTTCGACGTCGTGCTCCACCTCGACGAGACGCGCGCGCTCGAGCCGCTCGATCGCATCGCAGGGTGGGAGGAAGAGGACGCGCCGGAGACCTACCCGACGGGCCTCTGA
- a CDS encoding SDR family oxidoreductase, which translates to MQRDLEGTRMVITGANTGIGRVTAIELAKRGAAVTIASRSEEKTRPVIDEITRAGGRADFVALELADLASVRRCAEVLRGRDEPIDVLVDNAGLAGQRGLTAQGFELTFGVNHLGHFLLTTALLPLLERASERRAPARIVVVSSVGHYRAKPIDWDALRRTTATTTGLPEYQTSKLCNVLFAKELARRLGEGRVHTYALHPGVIASDVWRSVPWPIRPIMTRFMRSTDEGAETSLYCAASPECASHTGRYYDACREKEPSKLANDPALARELWSRSEAWIADFAIR; encoded by the coding sequence ATGCAGCGGGACCTCGAGGGCACGCGGATGGTGATCACGGGCGCGAACACCGGCATCGGTCGCGTCACCGCGATCGAGCTGGCGAAGCGTGGTGCCGCGGTGACGATCGCGTCGCGCTCCGAGGAGAAGACACGCCCGGTGATCGACGAGATCACGCGCGCGGGCGGGCGCGCCGACTTCGTCGCGCTCGAGCTCGCCGATCTCGCGTCGGTGCGCCGGTGCGCCGAGGTGCTGCGCGGTCGCGACGAGCCGATCGACGTGCTCGTCGACAACGCGGGGCTCGCGGGCCAGCGCGGGCTCACGGCGCAGGGCTTCGAGCTGACGTTCGGCGTGAACCACCTCGGGCACTTCCTCCTCACGACCGCGTTGCTCCCGCTGCTCGAGCGCGCGTCCGAGCGACGTGCGCCGGCGCGCATCGTCGTGGTCTCGAGCGTCGGGCACTACCGCGCGAAGCCGATCGACTGGGACGCGCTGCGCCGCACCACCGCGACGACGACGGGGCTGCCCGAGTACCAGACGAGCAAGCTGTGCAACGTGCTCTTCGCGAAGGAGCTCGCGCGCCGGCTCGGCGAAGGGCGCGTCCACACCTACGCGCTGCATCCCGGGGTGATCGCGTCGGACGTGTGGCGCTCCGTGCCCTGGCCGATCCGTCCGATCATGACGCGCTTCATGCGCTCGACCGACGAGGGCGCGGAGACCTCGCTCTACTGCGCGGCGTCGCCCGAGTGCGCGTCGCACACCGGCCGCTACTACGACGCGTGCCGCGAGAAGGAGCCGAGCAAGCTGGCGAACGATCCCGCGCTGGCGCGCGAGCTGTGGTCGCGCAGCGAAGCGTGGATCGCCGACTTCGCGATCCGGTGA
- a CDS encoding hybrid sensor histidine kinase/response regulator → MTALRDRLLDVTSALAGAASIEDITRIVLVHARHAVAADAAAMWLADGALLRVVAQDAARAEILAAFATMRLDAELPLADAVRRREPVWIASRAQQAELYPEAERLLSSRPNVGRFAAACVPLITDVDALGAFVLSFHDERVVDDDERAFLILLSRHCALALRRATSFEAEKRARQNAMQTYELAAELAAALAREDVARTIVRHATSSLGATRSAVWIAEPLDGDVLRCIDVHYPGVPFDDYQRVRLDRDLPICEVARSGWPVVIAHREEYVARYPALAANVGQDTEALVAMPLRAGERVIGAYIATFTEPGRLTHDALASFGALAHHASLAMERVILLDEQRIERARAEHANRLKDEFLATISHELRTPLNAIKGWVRLLRAGTLPDDKHAHALDVIERNTDAQTRLISDLLDVGRILSGKLRMSTAPVDLARIAALALDSVRPLAEQRSVEIVTALDPDAGAVRGDAERLQQVVTNLLTNAIKFSPAGGRMELAVRRETEGLVSLVVSDRGEGISPEFLPYVFERFRQADGSFARRHGGLGLGLAIARSIVEQHGGTIDASSEGLGRGATFTVRIPIASTRTAATRRKASGKTAAVLGPRVNLGGVRVLVVEDEPDARELVVSLLEEHGAIARGCGNARAAMEAFVDDTFDVLVADVGLPGEDGLSLVRRIRSQQRASSRVRIPAIALTAYARDEDRVQSLESGFDRHLVKPIAPETLLATIAELVSRR, encoded by the coding sequence GTGACGGCGCTCCGCGATCGCCTTCTCGATGTCACCTCTGCGCTCGCGGGCGCGGCGTCGATCGAGGACATCACGCGCATCGTGCTGGTGCACGCGCGTCACGCGGTCGCCGCGGATGCGGCGGCCATGTGGCTCGCCGACGGAGCGCTGCTGCGGGTGGTCGCGCAGGATGCGGCGCGCGCCGAAATCCTCGCGGCATTCGCCACGATGCGCCTCGACGCGGAGCTTCCGCTCGCCGATGCGGTGCGCCGTCGCGAGCCGGTGTGGATCGCATCGCGCGCGCAGCAGGCCGAGCTCTACCCCGAGGCGGAGCGACTTCTCTCCTCGCGGCCCAACGTCGGGCGCTTCGCGGCGGCGTGTGTGCCGCTGATCACCGACGTGGACGCGCTCGGCGCGTTCGTCCTCTCGTTCCACGACGAGCGCGTCGTCGACGACGACGAGCGCGCGTTCCTCATCCTGCTCTCGCGGCACTGCGCGCTCGCGCTGCGGCGCGCGACGTCGTTCGAGGCCGAGAAGCGCGCGCGCCAGAACGCGATGCAGACCTACGAGCTCGCGGCCGAGCTCGCCGCGGCCCTGGCGCGCGAGGACGTCGCGCGCACGATCGTGCGCCACGCGACGTCGTCGCTCGGCGCGACGCGCAGCGCGGTGTGGATCGCGGAGCCGCTCGACGGCGACGTGCTGCGCTGCATCGACGTGCACTATCCCGGCGTCCCGTTCGACGACTACCAGCGCGTGCGCCTCGATCGCGATCTGCCGATCTGCGAGGTCGCGCGCAGCGGATGGCCAGTGGTGATCGCGCACCGCGAGGAGTACGTCGCGCGTTATCCCGCGCTCGCGGCGAACGTGGGCCAGGACACCGAGGCGCTCGTCGCGATGCCGCTGCGCGCCGGTGAGCGCGTGATCGGCGCGTACATCGCGACGTTCACCGAGCCGGGTCGGCTCACCCACGACGCGCTCGCGTCCTTCGGCGCGCTCGCGCACCACGCGTCGCTCGCGATGGAGCGCGTGATCCTCCTCGACGAGCAGCGCATCGAGCGCGCACGCGCCGAGCACGCGAACCGACTGAAGGACGAGTTCCTCGCGACGATCTCGCACGAGCTGCGCACGCCGCTGAACGCGATCAAGGGCTGGGTGCGCCTGCTGCGCGCGGGCACGCTGCCCGACGACAAGCACGCGCACGCGCTCGACGTCATCGAGCGCAACACCGACGCGCAGACGCGGCTGATCTCGGATCTGCTCGACGTCGGCCGGATCCTCTCGGGCAAGCTGCGGATGAGCACCGCGCCGGTGGACCTGGCGCGCATCGCGGCGCTCGCGCTCGACTCGGTGCGCCCCCTCGCGGAGCAGCGCTCGGTCGAGATCGTCACCGCGCTCGACCCCGATGCGGGCGCGGTGCGCGGGGACGCCGAGCGCTTGCAGCAGGTGGTGACGAACCTGCTGACCAACGCGATCAAGTTCTCGCCGGCCGGAGGGCGGATGGAGCTCGCGGTGCGGCGGGAGACCGAGGGCCTGGTCTCGCTCGTGGTGTCGGATCGCGGCGAGGGCATCTCGCCGGAGTTCCTGCCCTACGTGTTCGAGCGCTTCCGACAGGCCGACGGGAGCTTCGCGCGGAGGCACGGCGGGCTCGGTCTCGGGCTCGCGATCGCGCGCAGCATCGTCGAGCAGCACGGCGGCACGATCGACGCGAGCAGCGAAGGGCTCGGACGCGGCGCGACGTTCACGGTGCGCATCCCGATCGCGTCGACGCGCACGGCAGCGACGCGACGCAAGGCGAGCGGCAAGACCGCGGCGGTGCTGGGCCCGCGCGTGAACCTCGGCGGGGTGCGGGTGCTGGTGGTCGAGGACGAGCCCGACGCGCGCGAGCTCGTGGTCTCGTTGCTCGAGGAGCACGGCGCGATCGCGCGGGGCTGCGGCAACGCGCGCGCGGCGATGGAGGCGTTCGTCGACGACACGTTCGACGTGCTGGTGGCGGACGTCGGTCTGCCCGGCGAGGACGGGCTCTCGCTGGTGCGGCGCATCCGGTCGCAGCAGCGCGCGAGCTCGCGCGTGCGGATCCCCGCGATCGCGCTGACCGCGTACGCGCGCGACGAGGATCGTGTGCAGTCGCTGGAGTCGGGCTTCGATCGCCATCTCGTGAAGCCGATCGCGCCCGAGACCCTGCTCGCGACGATCGCCGAGCTGGTCTCGCGCCGGTGA